One Myripristis murdjan chromosome 18, fMyrMur1.1, whole genome shotgun sequence DNA window includes the following coding sequences:
- the rasl11a gene encoding ras-like protein family member 11A-like isoform X2: MRLTVDPPRAMNSGGSGNFLLVPIPEYPLLDCVPNKNVKIVVLGASNVGKTALIVRFLTKRFIGDYEANTGALYSRKVTLEGEEVSLQVQDTPCVALQDDAEGLYCQEQINRSIYWADGYVLVFSITDHNSYRTIQPLYQHVRRIHPSGNIPVILVGNKSDLLRARQVPADEGETLAASLGGVYFEASARENHEGVHAAFLHLCQEVIRALGGGNGEKRRGGLHLARPKSPNMQELKRRFRQVLSSKVKSSTTL, encoded by the exons ATGCGGCTGACCGTCGACCCACCAAGAGCGATGAACAGCGGCGGGTCGGGCAACTTCCTGCTGGTTCCCATCCCGGAGTATCCCCTGCTGGACTGCGTGCCCAACAAAAATGTCAAGATTGTGGTGCTGGGGGCGAGCAACGTCGGCAAAACAG CTCTGATCGTCAGGTTTCTGACCAAACGCTTCATCGGGGATTATGAAGCCAACACCG GAGCCCTCTACTCCAGAAAGGTCACACTGGAGGGGGAGGAAGTGTCGCTTCAGGTCCAGGATACACCCTGTGTCGCCCTGCAG GATGACGCAGAGGGCCTGTACTGCCAGGAGCAGATCAACAG GTCGATCTACTGGGCAGACGGTTACGTCCTGGTTTTCTCCATAACAGACCACAACAGCTACCGCACCATCCAGCCGCTTTACCAGCACGTCAGACGCATCCACCCGTCAGGAAATATACCGGTCATActg GTTGGCAACAAGAGCGACCTGCTGCGCGCCCGCCAGGTGCCAGCAGACGAAGGCGAGACGCTGGCGGCTTCACTAG GAGGAGTTTACTTTGAGGCCTCGGCCAGAGAAAACCACGAGGGAGTTCACGCCGCCTTCCTACATCTCTGTCAGGAG GTGATCAGGGCGTTGGGAGGAGGGAAcggggagaagaggaggggaggcctCCACCTGGCCCGACCAAAATCCCCCAACATGCAGGAGCTGAAGAGGAGGTTCAGGCAGGTCCTGTCCTCCAAGGTGAAGTCATCCACCACACTCTGA
- the rasl11a gene encoding ras-like protein family member 11A-like isoform X1 gives MRLTVDPPRAMNSGGSGNFLLVPIPEYPLLDCVPNKNVKIVVLGASNVGKTALIVRFLTKRFIGDYEANTGALYSRKVTLEGEEVSLQVQDTPCVALQDDAEGLYCQEQINRSIYWADGYVLVFSITDHNSYRTIQPLYQHVRRIHPSGNIPVILVGNKSDLLRARQVPADEGETLAASLGGGVYFEASARENHEGVHAAFLHLCQEVIRALGGGNGEKRRGGLHLARPKSPNMQELKRRFRQVLSSKVKSSTTL, from the exons ATGCGGCTGACCGTCGACCCACCAAGAGCGATGAACAGCGGCGGGTCGGGCAACTTCCTGCTGGTTCCCATCCCGGAGTATCCCCTGCTGGACTGCGTGCCCAACAAAAATGTCAAGATTGTGGTGCTGGGGGCGAGCAACGTCGGCAAAACAG CTCTGATCGTCAGGTTTCTGACCAAACGCTTCATCGGGGATTATGAAGCCAACACCG GAGCCCTCTACTCCAGAAAGGTCACACTGGAGGGGGAGGAAGTGTCGCTTCAGGTCCAGGATACACCCTGTGTCGCCCTGCAG GATGACGCAGAGGGCCTGTACTGCCAGGAGCAGATCAACAG GTCGATCTACTGGGCAGACGGTTACGTCCTGGTTTTCTCCATAACAGACCACAACAGCTACCGCACCATCCAGCCGCTTTACCAGCACGTCAGACGCATCCACCCGTCAGGAAATATACCGGTCATActg GTTGGCAACAAGAGCGACCTGCTGCGCGCCCGCCAGGTGCCAGCAGACGAAGGCGAGACGCTGGCGGCTTCACTAGGTG GAGGAGTTTACTTTGAGGCCTCGGCCAGAGAAAACCACGAGGGAGTTCACGCCGCCTTCCTACATCTCTGTCAGGAG GTGATCAGGGCGTTGGGAGGAGGGAAcggggagaagaggaggggaggcctCCACCTGGCCCGACCAAAATCCCCCAACATGCAGGAGCTGAAGAGGAGGTTCAGGCAGGTCCTGTCCTCCAAGGTGAAGTCATCCACCACACTCTGA
- the usp12b gene encoding ubiquitin carboxyl-terminal hydrolase 12, with product MEILMTVRKIASICTMGANASALEKEIGPEQFPVNEHYFGLVNFGNTCYCNSVLQALYFCRPFREKVLAYKVQPRRKESLLTCLADLFNSIATQKKKVGVIPPKKFISRLRKENELFDNYMQQDAHEFLNYLLNTIADLLQEEKSQERQQNGKLVQNGGGGGGGGGGGGGGGGGSGGTGGTGTGGGGGGGEGGEGEGGKETQQTWVHEIFQGTLTNETRCLNCEAVSSKDEDFLDLSVDVEQNTSITHCLRGFSNTETLCSEYKYYCEQCRSKQEAQKRMRVKKLPMILALHLKRFKYMDQLHRYTKLSYRVVFPLELRLFNTSGDATNPDRMYDLVAVVVHCGSGPNRGHYITIVKSHGFWLLFDDDIVEKIDAQAIEEFYGLTSDISKNSESGYILFYQSRD from the exons ATGGAAATACTGATGACAGTCCGAAAGATCGCCTCGATTTGTACGATG GGCGCCAATGCCTCTGCCTTGGAGAAGGAGATTGGACCGGAACAGTTTCCCGTAAATGAGCACTACTTTGGATTGGTCAAT TTTGGCAACACCTGCTACTGTAACTCAGTGCTGCAGGCTCTGTATTTCTGCCGACCGTTCAGGGAGAAGGTGCTGGCGTACAAG GTGCAGCCCCGTCGAAAGGAGtccctgctcacctgtctggcCGACCTGTTCAACAGCATCGCCACTCAGAAGAAGAAAGTCGGAGTCATCCCACCCAAGAAATTCATCTCACGgctgagaaaagaaaatg agctaTTTGACAACTACATGCAACAGGATGCCCACGAATTCCTCAACTACCTCCTCAACACTATTGCAGACCTCCTCCAGGAGGAGAAGAGCCAGGAGCGACAGCAGAACGGAAAACTGGTGCAGAacggaggtggaggaggaggcggaggagggggaggaggaggaggaggaggagggagtggaggAACGGGAGGAAcgggaacaggaggaggaggaggaggaggagagggaggtgaaggggagggaggaaaggagacgCAGCAGACTTGGGTCCATGAGATCTTCCAGGGCACGCTGACCAACGAGACTCGCTGCCTTAACTGTGAAGCC gtGAGCAGTAAAGACGAGGACTTCCTGGATCTGTCGGTGGACGTGGAGCAgaacacctccatcacacactgCCTCAG GGGCTTCAGTAACACAGAGACCTTATGTAGTGAATACAAGTACTACTGCGAGCAGTGTCGCAGCAAACAGGAAGCCCAGAAAAG GATGAGGGTAAAGAAGCTCCCCATGATCCTCGCCCTCCACCTGAAGCGCTTTAAGTACATGGACCAGCTGCACCGCTACACCAAACTGTCCTATCGCGTCGTCTTCCCCCTGGAGCTCCGCCTCTTCAACACGTCCGGGGACGCCACCAACCCCGACCGCATGTACGACCTGGTGGCTGTGGTCGTACACTGTGGCAG TGGTCCTAACCGCGGTCACTACATCACCATAGTCAAGAGTCACGGcttctggctgctgtttgacGACGACATCGTAGAG